One region of Cucurbita pepo subsp. pepo cultivar mu-cu-16 chromosome LG03, ASM280686v2, whole genome shotgun sequence genomic DNA includes:
- the LOC111790511 gene encoding guanine nucleotide-binding protein subunit gamma 2-like, translating into MAEAAVPIAHRIQSLSAVDAVGKHRLLAEMKRLEQEARFLEEELEQLEKLDKASASCKELLGCVEMRSDPLLPETLAPVNPAWDRWFEGPKDSNRCHCRCRCWIL; encoded by the exons ATGGCGGAGGCTGCTGTTCCCATTGCCCACCGGATTCAGTCGTTATCCGCTGTGGATGCCGTCGGAAAACATAGGTTGCTGGCGGAAATGAAGCGGCTCGAGCAAGAGGCTAGGTTTCTAGAG GAAGAGCTGGAGCAGCTGGAAAAATTGGACAAGGCGTCGGCATCCTGTAAAGA GCTGTTGGGCTGTGTAGAAATGAGATCAGACCCTCTACTTCCAGA AACTCTTGCCCCGGTGAATCCAGCTTGGGATCGATGGTTCGAAGGCCCGAAAGACTCGAATCGATGCCATTGTCGATGCAGATGCTGGATTTTGTAA
- the LOC111790506 gene encoding ADP-ribosylation factor-like protein 5, producing the protein MGAFMSRFWFMLFPAKEYKIVVVGLDNAGKTTTLYKLHLGEVVTTHPTVGSNVEELVYKNIRFEVWDLGGQDRLRTSWATYYRGTHAVIVVIDSTDRARITIMKEELFRLLGHEDLQQSVVLVFANKQDLKDAMTPVEITDALSLHSIKNHDWHIQACSALTGDGLYDGLGWIAQHVTGKATS; encoded by the exons ATGGGGGCTTTCATGTCGAGATTCTGGTTCATGTTATTTCCGGCAAAAGAATACAAGATCGTGGTGGTTGGGTTGGATAATGCGGGAAAGACGACGACTCTTTACAAATTGCACTTGGGAGAGGTTGTTACTACCCATCCTACCGTGGGAAGCAATGTTGAAGAGCTTGTGTACAAGAACATTCGATTCGAG gtATGGGATCTTGGTGGGCAAGACAGGCTTAGGACATCATGGGCAACATATTACCGCGGAACGCATGCAGTGATTGTTGTGATAGACAGCACAGATAGAGCAAGAATCACCATCATGAAGGAGGAGCTGTTCAGACTACTCGGTCATGAAGATCTTCAGCAATCTGTGGTGCTGGTCTTTGCAAACAAACAGGATCTTAAGGATGCCATGACTCCCGTTGAAATCACCGATGCTCTTTCACTCCACAGCATTAAGAATCACGACTGGCACATTCAAGCCTGCTCTGCCCTCACTGGAGACGGTCTATACGATGGTCTTGGATGGATTGCACAGCACGTTACCGGCAAAGCGACTAGTTGA
- the LOC111790468 gene encoding protein argonaute 10-like, with protein sequence MPVRQMKESSEQHLVIKTHLQNSVQKPQKSTQNGKGPPNLEHQTIKCRNPSSPPSKNRGRRRSRGGRKSDQGEVYMRPSSRPCTVARKPDEPEFNAGALVASTNPNGGNICGMEMGYRNSSKSLSFAPRPGFGQVGTKCIVKANHFFAELPDKDLNQYDVTITPEVASRTVNRAIMAELVRLYRDSELGKRLPAYDGRKSLYTAGELPFVWKEFNVKLVDEEDGVSGPKREREYKVILRFVARANLHHLGQFLAGKRADAPQEALQILDIVLRELSSKRYCPIGRSFFSPDIRSPQRLGDGLESWCGFYQSIRPTQMGLSLNIDMASAAFIEPLPVLEFVAQLLGKDVLSRPLSDADRVKIKKALRGVKVEVTHRGNVRRKYRVSGLTSQPTRELVFPVDDNSTMKSVVEYFQEMYGFTIQHAHLPCLQVGNQKKANYLPMEACKIVGGQRYTKRLNEKQITALLKVTCQRPRDRENDILQTVQHNAYDMDPYAKEFGIKISEKLASVEARILPPPWLKYHDTGKEKDCLPQVGQWNMMNKKMINGMTVNRWACINFSRSVQESVARGFCSELAQMCQVSGMEFNPEPVIPIYNARPDQVEKALKHVYHASMNKTKGKELELLLAILPDNNGSLYGDLKRICETDLGLISQCCLTKHVFKISKQYLANVSLKINVKMGGRNTVLLDAISCRIPLVSDIPTIIFGADVTHPENGEDSSPSIAAVVASQDWPEVTKYAGLVCAQAHRQELIQDLYKTWQDPVRGTVSGGMIRDLLVSFRKATGQKPLRIIFYRDGVSEGQFYQVLLYELDAIRKACASLEPNYQPPVTFIVVQKRHHTRLFANNYRDRSSTDKSGNILPGTVVDSKICHPTEFDFYLCSHAGIQGTSRPAHYHVLWDENNFTPDGIQSLTNNLCYTYARCTRSVSVVPPAYYAHLAAFRARFYMEPEMQENGSAGRSSKSTRATGETGVRPLPALKENVKRVMFYC encoded by the exons ATGCCAGTACGGCAAATGAAAGAGAGCTCCGAGCAGCACCTTGTAATCAAAACCCACTTGCAGAACTCTGTTCAAAAACCTCAAAAATCAACCCAAAATGGCAAAGGCCCGCCGAATCTGGAACATCAAACCATCAAATGTCGAAACCCATCTTCTCCTCCGAGCAAAAACAGAGGCAGGAGAAGAAGCAGAGGCGGCCGGAAATCCGATCAGGGGGAAGTTTACATGAGACCCAGTTCTCGGCCCTGCACAGTGGCGCGTAAACCAGATGAACCGGAATTTAACGCCGGAGCTCTGGTGGCAAGTACTAATCCAAATGGTGGTAACATTTGTGGAATGGAAATGGGTTATCGAAATTCAAGCAAGTCCTTGAGTTTTGCCCCAAGGCCTGGATTCGGACAAGTTGGGACAAAATGTATTGTGAAAGCAAACCATTTCTTCGCAGAGTTACCAGACAAAGATTTGAATCAATATGAT GTCACAATTACTCCTGAAGTGGCATCAAGAACTGTGAACAGAGCCATCATGGCTGAATTGGTGAGATTATACAGAGATTCTGAGCTGGGTAAAAGATTACCAGCTTATGATGGCAGAAAGAGTCTGTATACAGCTGGTGAGCTTCCTTTTGTATGGAAAGAGTTTAACGTCAAGCTTGTggatgaagaagatggagTCAGTGGTCCCAA GAGGGAGAGGGAATATAAAGTGATTCTTAGGTTTGTTGCTCGTGCAAATTTACACCATTTGGGTCAGTTTCTGGCGGGTAAGCGTGCCGATGCTCCACAAGAAGCTCTTCAAATACTGGATATTGTATTGAGAGAGTTGTCATCCAAAAG GTACTGTCCTATAGGGAGATCCTTCTTTTCTCCTGATATTAGATCACCTCAGCGGCTCGGTGATGGGCTAGAGTCATGGTGTGGGTTTTACCAAAGTATAAGACCCACTCAAATGGGACTGTCTCTGAATATTG ATATGGCTTCAGCTGCATTCATTGAGCCTCTCCCTGTCCTTGAGTTCGTTGCTCAGCTACTAGGGAAAGATGTATTGTCCCGGCCATTGTCTGACGCTGATCGAGTAAAG ATTAAAAAGGCTCTTAGGGGGGTGAAAGTTGAAGTAACACACCGGGGAAATGTAAGGCGGAAATATCGGGTTTCGGGTCTGACTTCACAACCTACACGAGAATTAGT ATTTCCTGTTGATGACAACTCAACCATGAAATCAGTTGTTGAATACTTCCAAGAGATGTATGGCTTCACCATTCAACACGCACATCTCCCTTGCCTTCAAGTAGGAAACCAGAAGAAGGCGAATTACTTGCCAATGGAG GCCTGCAAAATTGTTGGGGGGCAAAGATATACAAAGAGATTGAATGAGAAGCAAATAACTGCACTTCTAAAAGTCACGTGTCAAAGACCGAGGGATCGAGAAAATGACATTTTGCAG ACTGTTCAACATAATGCTTATGATATGGATCCTTATGCCAAGGAGTTCGGGATTAAAATCAGTGAAAAGCTGGCTTCTGTTGAAGCTAGAATCCTCCCTCCTCCCTGG CTCAAATATCATGATACTGGAAAAGAGAAGGATTGCTTGCCTCAAGTTGGCCAATGGAATATGATGAACAAG AAAATGATTAATGGAATGACTGTTAATCGGTGGGCGTGCATCAACTTCTCTAGGAGTGTACAAGAAAGTGTTGCTCGTGGGTTTTGTTCCGAACTTGCTCAAATGTGTCAAGTGTCGGGAATG GAATTCAATCCAGAACCTGTTATTCCAATATACAATGCCAGGCCAGACCAGGTAGAGAAAGCTTTGAAGCATGTTTATCATGCCTCCATGAACAAGACTAAAGGGAAAGAGTTAGAGCTTTTATTAGCTATTTTACCTGACAATAACGGGTCACTTTACG GTGACCTTAAGCGAATTTGTGAAACCGATCTTGGTTTAATATCACAATGCTGTCTTACGAAACACGTTTTCAAGATTAGTAAGCAGTACCTTGCTAATGTGTCACTGAAGATCAATGTCAAG ATGGGTGGTAGAAACACTGTTCTTCTAGATGCTATCAGCTGCAGGATACCGCTTGTGAGTGACATACCAACAATAATATTTGGAGCCGACGTGACCCATCCAGAGAACGGCGAAGATTCCAGCCCTTCAATAGCTGCT GTAGTAGCCTCCCAGGATTGGCCTGAAGTGACTAAATATGCTGGACTAGTATGTGCTCAGGCTCATAGACAAGAACTTATACAAGATTTGTACAAAACTTGGCAGGATCCTGTCCGTGGTACTGTCAGTGGTGGCATGATCAG GGATCTTCTGGTTTCCTTTAGGAAAGCAACAGGGCAGAAGCCTCTCagaataatattttacag GGATGGCGTAAGTGAAGGACAATTCTACCAAGTATTACTTTATGAGTTGGATGCAATCAGGAAG GCATGCGCTTCTTTAGAACCGAATTACCAACCACCCGTAACGTTCATTGTCGTTCAAAAACGACACCACACACGATTGTTTGCCAACAACTATCGGGATAGAAGTAGCACAGACAAGAGTGGGAACATTTTACCTG GCACCGTAGTTGACTCCAAAATATGTCACCCAACAGAATTTGATTTCTATCTCTGTAGCCATGCTGGAATTCAG GGGACAAGTCGGCCAGCACATTATCATGTTCTTTGGGATGAAAACAATTTTACTCCTGATGGAATTCAGTCATTAACGAACAATCTTTGCTACACGTATGCAAGGTGTACACGTTCGGTTTCTGTTG TTCCTCCAGCATACTATGCACATTTAGCTGCATTCCGAGCTCGATTCTACATGGAGCCAGAGATGCAGGAGAATGGCTCAGCTGGTCGTTCTTCCAAGAGCACACGCGCTACTGGAGAGACTGGGGTTCGACCTTTGCCAGCTCTGAAGGAAAATGTGAAAAGAGTAATGTTTTACTGCTAG
- the LOC111790482 gene encoding ATP sulfurylase 1, chloroplastic-like isoform X2, with product MATGFIKTPSPFHFIQRTSYTHLGAPITVSIAGSSKAKKTHLPLRVSMGLIEPDGGRLVELLVEEPLRDLKKKEALSLPAIQLTSIDIQWVHVLSEGWASPLTGFMRESEFLQTLHFNSLRLPDGSVANMSVPIVLAIDDAQKHRIGDSTSVALIDAKNNNPIAILKDIEIYKHPKEERIARTWGTTAPGLPYVDRAITNVGNWLIGGDLEVIEPIKYHDGLDRFRQSPAELREEFTRRNADAVFAFQLRNPVHNGHALLMTDTRRRLLDMGYKNPILLLHPLGGYTKADDVPLSWRMKQHEKVLEDGVLDPETTVVSIFPSPMHYAGPTEVQWHAKARINAGANFYIVGRDPAGMGHPTEKRDLYDAEHGKKVLSMAPGLERLNILPFRVAAYDKTQGKMAFFDPSRAQDFLFISGTKMRGLAKNKESPPEGFMCPGGWKVLVEYYESLVPASSNGRLPEPEPVLA from the exons ATGGCGACTGGTTTCATCAAAACCCCATctccatttcattttattcagAGAACTTCCTACACCCATTTGGGCGCTCCGATTACAGTCTCCATTGCTGGCAGCTCCAAGGCGAAGAAGACCCATCTCCCGCTCCGGGTTTCGATGGGTTTGATTGAACCGGACGGCGGAAGGCTGGTGGAGCTTCTGGTTGAGGAGCCTCTGCGGGAtctgaagaagaaggaagccTTATCCTTGCCCGCGATCCAGCTTACGAGCATCGACATTCAGTGGGTTCATGTGCTCAGCGAAGGATGGGCCAGTCCTCTTACTGGATTCATGAGAGAATCCGAGTTCCTCCAAACGCTTCATTTCAATTCCCTCAGGCTTCCAGATGGGTCTGTGGCGAACATGTCAGTGCCCATTGTTCTCGCCATTGACGATGCCCAAAAGCACCGCATCGGGGACTCCACCAGTGTGGCTCTCATTGACGCCAAGAACAACAACCCCATTGCTATTCTGAAGGA TATTGAGATCTACAAGCACCCTAAAGAAGAAAGGATAGCAAGAACCTGGGGCACCACAGCCCCTGGGCTCCCTTATGTTGATCGTGCTATAACCAATGTTGGTAATTGGCTGATAGGAGGTGACTTAGAGGTTATAGAGCCAATCAAGTACCACGATGGCCTCGATCGATTCCGACAGTCGCCTGCAGAACTACGGGAGGAATTCACCCGGCGAAATGCAGATGCAGTGTTTGCTTTCCAACTGCGAAACCCAGTACATAATGGGCATGCATTACTAATGACTGATACTCGCCGTCGACTGCTTGATATGGGATACAAGAACCCCATTTTGTTGCTTCATCCTTTGGGTGGCTACACCAAGGCCGATGATGTTCCACTTAGTTGGCGAATGAAGCAACACGAGAAG GTGCTGGAGGATGGTGTTCTTGATCCAGAGACAACAGTGGTCTCCATATTTCCATCTCCAATGCACTATGCAGGGCCAACAGAGGTGCAGTGGCATGCAAAGGCAAGGATCAACGCAGGAGCCAACTTTTACATTGTTGGACGTGACCCAGCTGGAATGGGTCATCCTACGGAGAAAAGAGATTTGTATGATGCAGAGCATGGGAAGAAAGTGTTGAGCATGGCACCTGGACTAGAGCGGCTAAACATCCTTCCTTTCAGA GTTGCTGCTTATGATAAAACTCAGGGCAAGATGGCCTTCTTTGACCCCTCTAGAGCTCAGGATTTCCTTTTCATATCCGGCACCAAG ATGAGAGGACTAGCAAAGAATAAAGAGAGCCCACCTGAAGGATTTATGTGCCCAGGTGGATGGAAGGTGCTGGTTGAATACTATGAAAGTTTGGTACCTGCTAGCAGCAATGGCAGACTtcctgaacctgaacctgTTCTGGCGTAG
- the LOC111790512 gene encoding calmodulin-like protein 11: MAEVLSEEQIVEFKEAFCLFDKDGDGCITIEELATVIRSLDQNPTEEELQDMINEVDADGNGTIEFAEFLNLMAKKIKXTDAEEELKEAFKVFDKDQNGYISATELRHVMINLGEKLTDDEVEQMIKEADLDGDGQVNFEEFVKMMMTVG, encoded by the exons atggcgGAAGTACTGAGTGAAGAACAGATCGTGGAGTTTAAGGAAGCCTTTTGTCTCTTCGACAAGGACGGCGATG gGTGCATTACTATCGAGGAATTGGCGACGGTGATCCGGTCGTTGGATCAGAATCCGACGGAGGAGGAGCTTCAGGACATGATTAATGAGGTCGACGCCGACGGCAATGGAACAATCGAATTCGCTGAGTTTCTCAATTTGATGGCCAAGAAAATCAAG TTNACTGATGCGGAAGAAGAGCTGAAAGAGGCTTTCAAAGTGTTCGACAAAGATCAAAACGGATACATCTCAGCTACGgag CTGAGGCACGTGATGATCAACCTCGGGGAGAAGCTGACCGATGATGAAGTGGAGCAGATGATCAAAGAAGCCGATCTGGACGGTGATGGTCAGgtcaattttgaagaattcGTCAAGATGATGATGACCGTTGGATGA